The genomic interval CGCTGGCGCGCGCACGCGGCATCGCAGTTGCCGCCGGCTCCGCGCTGCCGGTCACCGTCAGGCAGCTCGCAGACTGGTCGCGCGACCTAGAGCAGCGCGGCCTGATGCTGGTGCCGATCAGCGCCACCGTCGATCGACCGCAGGGCTAGACCGCGACGTTCGGCGGCAGCGGAAGGGGTTTCCCTCTGCCCCGTTTCTCCCGTAAAGAAGAAGCAGTCTCTTCGGACCGCACCCGCCGCCGGTGTCCGGTCCCTGCCAGCCGCCGAGCCTGCCGTGCACATTCCCGTCCTCGACCCCCGCTTCCCCACAGACGTCGACGGCCTGCCCTACCGGCCCTGCGTGGGAATCATGCTGCTGAATGCGGCGGGGCGCGTGTGGATCGGCAGACGCGAGGATTCGCCGCGCAAGGTCGATCCGACCCACGCCTGGCAGATGCCGCAGGGCGGAATCGATGCAGGCGAGGATCCGCTGGCGGCCGCCTATCGCGAGCTCTACGAGGAAACCTCGGTCCGGTCGGTCAGCCTGATCGAGGAGGCGCCCGACTGGTTCGTCTACGACTATCCGCCGGCGCTCATCGGCACCACGCGCCAGGGGCGCTATCGCGGCCAGGCACAGAAGTGGTTCGCCTTCCGCTTCGAGGGTAGCGAGGACGAAATCAACATCCTACAACCGCCGGAGGGACACCAGCAGGAATTCAGCGACTGGCGCTGGGAGGAGGCCAGGAAGCTGCCGGACCTGATCATTCCGTTCAAGCGCCAGGTCTACGAACAGGTCGTCGCGGCCTTCGCGCACCTGACCGGCTGATCGGCGCCGCCGAACCGGTCCGGCGAGACGACAAGACCGGAAAGACTGGGAGGAACCATGGATCTGGGGCGAGACCTCAAGGACAAGCGCGTCCTGATCACCGGGGCATCGAGCGGGCTCGGCGCCCATTTCGCCCGCCTGTGCGCATGCTGCGGTGCCCATGTGGCGATAGCGGCCCGTCGCCTCGACCGGCTGAAAATCCTGGCGGAGGAATTGCGCGGACTCGGCGCGCCGACGGCGGTGCCGATCGCGCTCGACGTCAGCGATGCCGCGGCGATCCACGCGGCACGAGCCCAGGCGGTCGACGGGCTCGGGGGCCTCGACATCCTGGTCAACAACGCCGGGATCGCCCGCGAGGGTCTGGCGATGAACCAGACCGCGGAGGAGTTCGACGCGGTGATGGACGTCAACCTGCGGGGTGTCTGGCTGATGGCGATCTCCTGCGGACGCCACTGGCGGGAAACCGGCACGCCGGGCGTGATCATCAACATCGCCTCCGTGCTCGGCCTCGGGGTGGCCGCTGGGGTCGCTTCCTATGCAGTGTCCAAGGCCGGCGTCGTGCAGATGACCAAGGCGCTGGCGCTGGAATTCGCCCGCCACAACATCCGCGTCAATGCGCTGGCGCCAGGCTACTTCCAGACCGAGATCAACGAGGGCTTCTTCGAGACGGAAGCCGGCCGCAGGACGATCGAGCGCGTGCCGATGCGGCGGATCGGCCGGCTGGAGGATCTCGACGGCCCATTCCTGCTGCTGGCGACCGACGCATCGCGCTTCATGACCGGGGCGATCGTGCCGGTCGACGGCGGCCATCTGGTCGCGCCGCTGTAATCGGGAGGAGAGACGCCATGGACTTCACGGTTTCGCCGCGGATCGCAGAGCTGAGGGAAAGAGTTCGGGCCTTCGTCGCCGACGAGATCCTGCCGCTGGAAAGCGATACGACCAGCTACAACGAATTCGAGAACATCCGCATGGACCTGCGCAACCAGATCCGGGCGAAGGCCAGGGCGGCCGGCCTGTGGGCGCCGCAGATGCCGCAGGCCCGCGGCGGCCTCGGCCTGCCGATGGCAGAGCAGGCGATCTTCTACGAGGAGGCCAACCGCTCGATCTTCGGGCCGGTCTGCTTCAACTGCGCGGCGCCTGACGACGGCAACATGCGCTGTCTGGAGATGGCGGCGAGCGAAGAGCAGAAGGCGCGCTGGTTGCAGCCGATCGTCGACGGAGCGGTCAATTCTTCCTTCGTCATGACCGAGCCGCATCCGGGCGGCGGATCCGATCCGTCCATGATCGCGACGAGAGCGGAAAGGCACGGCAACCGCTGGAAGGTCCACGGACGCAAGTGGTTCATCTCCGGCGCGGCCGTCGCCAGCCATTTCATCCTGATCGCGCGCACCGACCCGAACCCGGAGGAGAAGCGCCGGCAATTGACCGCCTTCCTGTTCCACCGCGACCAGCCCGGCTGGCGCATCGTGCGGCGGATCGGCAACATGGGACCGGACGAGCATGGCGGGGTGTGCGAACTGGAGTTCGACGGGCTGGAAATCGACGACTCCGACCGGTTGATGGAGATCGGCGACGGCCTGCGGCTGACCCAGATCCGGCTCGGCCCGGCTCGGCTAACCCATTGCATGCGTTGGCTCGGCCTGTCGAAGCGCTGCATGGAGATCGCCCAGGACTATGTCTCCACCCGGACGGGATTCGGGATCCGGCTGGCGGAGCGGGAGTCGGTGCAACTGACCCTCGGCGAGGTCGCCCACGCGATCCAGATCGGCCGGCTGCTGGTCATGCATGCGGCCTGGAAACTCGACCAGGGCGACCGCGCGCGCAAGGAGGTGTCGTCGGCGAAAATCCACGTTGCCGACACCCTGTTCAAGGCCGTCGACACGGCGATTCAGCTCAACGGCGCCAGGGGTTACTCGACCGACACAATCCTCGAATGGATCTACCGCTATGCCCGGGCGGCGAAGCTGGTCGACGGGGCGTCGGAAGTCCACAAGATGGTCCTCGCCCGCTTCTACGGCAAGGAAGGCAGCGACTACTGGCAGTGGGGCTGAGCGGCCCCGGCGAGCCACTCGGCGCGTACGGCGGGGTCGTCCTCGGCCGCCAGATGCGTCGATTTCTCCTGTTCGAACAAGGCCTTGGGCGCCAGCTGCGCGA from Polymorphum gilvum SL003B-26A1 carries:
- a CDS encoding SDR family NAD(P)-dependent oxidoreductase is translated as MDLGRDLKDKRVLITGASSGLGAHFARLCACCGAHVAIAARRLDRLKILAEELRGLGAPTAVPIALDVSDAAAIHAARAQAVDGLGGLDILVNNAGIAREGLAMNQTAEEFDAVMDVNLRGVWLMAISCGRHWRETGTPGVIINIASVLGLGVAAGVASYAVSKAGVVQMTKALALEFARHNIRVNALAPGYFQTEINEGFFETEAGRRTIERVPMRRIGRLEDLDGPFLLLATDASRFMTGAIVPVDGGHLVAPL
- a CDS encoding RNA pyrophosphohydrolase, which translates into the protein MHIPVLDPRFPTDVDGLPYRPCVGIMLLNAAGRVWIGRREDSPRKVDPTHAWQMPQGGIDAGEDPLAAAYRELYEETSVRSVSLIEEAPDWFVYDYPPALIGTTRQGRYRGQAQKWFAFRFEGSEDEINILQPPEGHQQEFSDWRWEEARKLPDLIIPFKRQVYEQVVAAFAHLTG
- a CDS encoding acyl-CoA dehydrogenase family protein, whose product is MDFTVSPRIAELRERVRAFVADEILPLESDTTSYNEFENIRMDLRNQIRAKARAAGLWAPQMPQARGGLGLPMAEQAIFYEEANRSIFGPVCFNCAAPDDGNMRCLEMAASEEQKARWLQPIVDGAVNSSFVMTEPHPGGGSDPSMIATRAERHGNRWKVHGRKWFISGAAVASHFILIARTDPNPEEKRRQLTAFLFHRDQPGWRIVRRIGNMGPDEHGGVCELEFDGLEIDDSDRLMEIGDGLRLTQIRLGPARLTHCMRWLGLSKRCMEIAQDYVSTRTGFGIRLAERESVQLTLGEVAHAIQIGRLLVMHAAWKLDQGDRARKEVSSAKIHVADTLFKAVDTAIQLNGARGYSTDTILEWIYRYARAAKLVDGASEVHKMVLARFYGKEGSDYWQWG